One window of Amaranthus tricolor cultivar Red isolate AtriRed21 chromosome 13, ASM2621246v1, whole genome shotgun sequence genomic DNA carries:
- the LOC130798213 gene encoding uncharacterized protein LOC130798213: MSWKQWKMNKFVDYPTLVQPFYVISITLLSLLLPLSFLLLARLSSAHYLLSLASISPPKSFLFTVFLNTNPNLLHALVFMVSFAALIQALIGRISLIIEHPGPIFRPRVHAAWIFLCTLQVCVGLGIEVTIKAGVDGAGFGDGRSMLSKLVFFLGLHETMIHWARTIVRPVVDDTIFGGAREERLTERWALAGCFGALSLWRLRDEVESLVVVVEVKRQMMMNVGLGDYLGLWLYYLTVAIGMARIIKVIMWVCMNVFSRRVIENHDYNVELIKDEDSKV, translated from the coding sequence ATGAGTTGGAAGCAATGGAAAATGAACAAATTTGTTGATTACCCAACATTGGTACAACCATTCTATGTTATTTCCATTACTCTTCTTAGTCTTCTTTTACCTTTATCATTTCTACTTCTGGCTAGATTATCAAGTGCTCATTATTTGTTGTCATTAGCCTCAATTTCTCCTCCTAAATCTTTTCTTTTCACTGTTTTTTTGAATACAAATCCGAATCTGCTACACGCCCTTGTGTTTATGGTTAGTTTCGCGGCTTTAATTCAAGCCTTAATTGGTCGAATTAGCCTGATAATTGAGCACCCGGGACCAATTTTTAGGCCCCGGGTGCACGCAGCATGGATCTTCCTATGCACATTACAAGTGTGCGTAGGTTTAGGTATTGAGGTTACTATTAAGGCAGGGGTTGATGGAGCCGGTTTTGGTGATGGTAGGTCCATGTTGAGTAAGTTGGTTTTCTTTTTGGGCCTACATGAGACTATGATCCATTGGGCTAGGACCATAGTAAGGCCCGTAGTGGATGACACTATCTTTGGTGGGGCCCGAGAAGAGCGGTTGACCGAGAGGTGGGCCCTCGCCGGTTGTTTCGGGGCGTTGTCGTTGTGGAGGTTGAGAGATGAGGTGGAGtcattggtggtggtggtggaggttAAGAGGCAAATGATGATGAATGTTGGCTTGGGTGATTATCTTGGATTATGGTTGTATTATTTGACGGTTGCAATTGGGATGGCTAGGATTATCAAAGTCATTATGTGGGTATGTATGAATGTTTTTAGTAGGAGggtaattgaaaatcatgattATAATGTTGAGCTTATTAAAGATGAGGATAGTAAAGTATGA
- the LOC130798281 gene encoding uncharacterized protein LOC130798281, whose protein sequence is MEGCSSSRSDRIGTIFKKKRSHIPRPPRPESQPLSNERDISPLSSSPSSNYVKAGSSDEISGGDHILRGKELSLSPCVSSFPAASVLDGEKHRKNYKEDIRLNELYSNSGPRYSSEQGHSGSNHIRSRECVLALEDWKITNRAKESLEPQKTMKLNRKKGEITGPSPDVLGNNTKLKRLKLKVGGAMRTIDGNSKSSYVEVATVTREKSAHKDNSESNSSPSRDKKGGLQGIPWKDFSKSGLTFGRDESTMKGVRKNGFVKKSDKFDSVQKSKQISKKRVSDGFDDYEDDDEVRYMKKLKIAKCYAGFGKDDGDPSRKHPRSSGNIPLNTGADAPLPLGKGGKTRSPSEGTDYEEEEEPASNGEPVGKIKKKSRKEPVDALVEPPQEITLTTRQRALQAGRNASATGGSVIEFPNGLPPVLSKKKKKQLSEVDQQMQKAEAAQRRKVQNEKAARELEAEAIRKILGQDSTRKKREDNKKKRVEELAKEKAADEIWRATHCIRVSMGPDVTTVTFPEGLPSIFDSKPHSYPPPREKCVVASCNNPYKYRDSKTKLPICSLECYKAVQANEQSKPASY, encoded by the exons ATGGAAGGCTGTAGTTCTTCTCGGTCTGATAGAATTGGGACCATTTTCAAAAAGAAGCGGAGTCATATCCCCAGGCCGCCTCGACCTGAATCTCAACCATTATCCAATGAGCGTGACATCTCGCCTTTGTCTTCCTCACCTTCATCTAATTACGTAAAGGCTGGCTCCAGTGATGAGATTAGTGGTGGTGATCACATTTTAAGGGGGAAAGAGCTTAGTCTTAGTCCATGTGTATCAAGTTTTCCAGCAGCCAGTGTGTTGGATGGTGAAAAACATCGAAAAAACTATAAAGAAGATATAAGACTTAATGAATTATACAGTAATAGTGGACCTAGATATAGTTCAGAGCAGGGACATAGTGGCTCGAATCATATAAGAAGCCGTGAGTGTGTTCTTGCCCTCGAAGATTGGAAAATTACAAATAGGGCAAAAGAAAGTTTGGAACCACAAAAGACCATGAAATTGAATAGAAAGAAAGGTGAAATTACAGGACCATCCCCTGATGTGTTGGGAAACAATACCAAGTTAAAAAGACTTAAGTTGAAAGTTGGAGGTGCCATGCGCACTATTGATGGCAATTCAAAAAGTTCTTATGTTGAAGTTGCTACTGTAACACGAGAAAAGTCTGCTCATAAG GATAATTCAGAATCAAACAGCTCACCGTCTCGAGACAAAAAGGGTGGATTACAAGGAATTCCTTGGAAGGATTTCTCGAAATCAGGGCTTACTTTTGGAAGGGACGAATCCACAATGAAGGGGGTTAGAAAGAATGGCTTTGTAAAGAAAAGCGACAAGTTTGATTCAGTGCAAAAGAGcaaacaaatatccaagaagCGTGTATCTGATGGTTTTGATGATTATGAAGATGACGATGAGGTTAGATACatgaaaaagctaaaaattgCTAAATGTTATGCTGGATTTGGAAAGGATGATGGAGATCCTAGCCGGAAGCATCCAAGGTCGTCAGGAAATATTCCGCTAAACACAGGAGCTGATGCTCCATTACCGTTGGGTAAAGGTGGAAAAACGAGATCTCCATCTGAGGGTACTGACTAtgaggaagaggaagaaccTGCATCTAATGGTGAGCCTGTGGGCAAAATTAAGAAGAAATCAAGAAAGGAACCTGTTGATGCACTTGTTGAGCCCCCACAGGAAATTACTCTGACAACTCGTCAAAGGGCACTTCAAGCCGGAAGAAATGCGTCTGCAACTGGTGGTAGTGTAATCGAATTTCCAAATGGACTGCCTCCGGTGCTATCTAAAA agaaaaaaaaacagCTGTCCGAAGTGGATCAACAGATGCAGAAAGCTGAGGCTGCTCAGAGACGTAAAGTGCAAAATGAGAAGGCGGCTAGGGAATTAGAG GCTGAGGCAATTCGAAAAATTCTCGGTCAAGACTCCACTAGGAAAAAGCGGGAAGATAACAAGAAGAAAAGAGTAGAAGAGCTTGCCAAG GAAAAGGCCGCTGATGAAATTTGGCGTGCAACACATTGCATCCGAGTTTCCATGGGTCCTGATGTCACAACTGTTACCTTTCCTGAAGGCTTGCCCAGTATTTTTGACTCTAAACCTCACAG TTATCCGCCACCACGGGAAAAATGTGTAGTGGCATCGTGTAATAATCCATACAAGTACAGAGATTCAAAGACAAAGTTGCCAATTTGCAGCCTCGAGTGCTACAAGGCAGTTCAGGCTAATGAGCAAAGTAAACCGGCAAGCTATTGA
- the LOC130797902 gene encoding membrane protein PM19L, which yields MASEASRSAAALLLIVNLILYFIIVLMSSWAVNHGIEKSHEQASVLRLPAKIFPIYFPFGNMATGFFIILSLLIGVVGMTTSLLGMFNVMEWSVASLYAAASSSFATWALTLLAMGLACKEIHLGHVDSNLRTLEVIMIIVSGTQLVCTGAIHASAQNIASNARRMFTGRV from the exons ATGGCTTCAGAAGCCTCAAGATCAGCAGCTGCACTGCTCTTAATAGTTAATCTAATCCTGTATTTCATTATTGTGCTTATGTCTTCTTGGGCTGTTAATCATGGAATTGAAAAATCACATGAACAAG CTTCAGTACTAAGACTGCCTGCAAAAATATTTCCAATCTACTTCCCATTTGGAAACATGGCAACAGGATTCTTCATAATATTATCTCTACTTATTGGAGTTGTTGGGATGACAACTTCTCTTCTTGGAATGTTTAATGTTATGGAATGGTCTGTTGCTAGTTTGTATGCTGCTGCTTCCTCTTCTTTTGCCACTTGGGCTCTCACACTTCTTGCCATGGG TTTGGCTTGTAAGGAAATTCATTTGGGACACGTTGATTCTAACTTG AGAACTTTGGAAGTGATTATGATAATTGTGAGTGGGACACAATTGGTGTGTACTGGTGCAATCCATGCTAGTGCTCAGAATATTGCTTCAAATGCAAGGAGGATGTTTACAGGCAGagtataa
- the LOC130797901 gene encoding serine/threonine-protein kinase CDG1: MKPLSLTPELPSKILIWLLVSCYMAFPACGESYSAQLLESSAKTPSTVPNRVANGNPLLVESKEHHILRHSRRYLASAPVQAPDGPLTFSHPPVGSILSQNVNKNDTLASPVEGLMPPLLAGAAPAESRLPEPPFPPKVSNCCGPDMVQKRQTPSCHCVYPIKVDLLLLNVSQNPNWSLFLDEFSSGLGLRAPQMQMNNFYWLTLTSLNISLDITPHTGISFSPGAASAINSSLLLHKVSIPRLVGVGDYKLLNVTWYQPPAPSPAPLSAAGPTKAPYHQASASASKSGTPSKGSNSIAVIALSIGAGVVIIGIIFLLVICSCSSYQKPKPSMKDPENSVSKSRTSEAAPTGGSLPHPSSTRFLPFEELKKATNNFEKASILGEGGFGKVFKGVLSDGTAVAIKRLTNGGPQGDKEFLVEVEMLSRLHHRNLVKLVGYYSSREFSQNLLCYELVPNGSLEAWLHGPLGVNCPLDWDTRMKIALDAARGLAYLHEDSQPCVIHRDFKASNILLENNFNAKVADFGLAKQAPEGRQNYLSTRVMGTFGYVAPEYAMTGHLLVKSDVYSYGVVLLELLTGKKPVDMSQAAGQENLVTWARPILRDKDRLEELVDQKLQGNYPKEDFIRVCTIAAACVAPEANQRPTMGEVVQSLKMVQRVTEYQDTGTGSANMRANLRQSSTTFESDGTSSIFSSGPYSGLSTFDENISRTAIFSEDLHEGR, from the exons ATGAAACCACTTTCGCTGACTCCCG AATTACCAAGTAAAATTTTGATATGGCTGCTTGTATCATGTTACATGGCATTTCCCGCTTGCGGGGAATCTTATAGTGCACAATTATTGGAATCATCTGCTAAAACACCATCGACTGTTCCCAACCGTGTTGCGAATGGCAATCCATTACTAGTCGAATCAAAGGAACATCACATATTGCGACACTCGAGGCGGTATCTTGCATCAGCACCAGTTCAAGCTCCAGATGGACCACTAACGTTCAGCCATCCACCTGTTGGTTCTATATTGTCTCAAAACGTGAATAAAAATGACACATTAGCTTCACCAGTTGAAGGCCTTATGCCACCTCTCTTGGCTGGAGCAGCTCCAGCAGAGTCTAGATTACCTGAGCCACCCTTTCCTCCTAAAGTCTCAA attgtTGTGGACCTGATATGGTACAGAAACGACAGACCCCAAGCTGCCATTGTGTTTATCCAATCAAGGTTGATCTTCTGCTTCTGAATGTGTCTCAAAATCCAAATTGGAGTCTTTTCCTTGATGAGTTTTCTTCAGGACTGGGTCTTCGTGCTCCTCAGATGCAaatgaataatttttattggCTTACCCTGAcaagtttaaatatttcattGGATATTACTCCACATACTGGGATCAGTTTCTCACCTGGTGCTGCATCTGCTATAAATTCCTCACTTTTGTTGCATAAAGTCTCCATACCGAGATTAGTAGGTGTGGGAGATTACAAGCTTCTAAACGTGACATGGTATCAGCCCCCTGCTCCATCACCAG CTCCTCTATCTGCTGCTGGACCAACAAAAGCACCTTATCATCAGGCTTCAGCTTCAGCTTCAAAATCAGGCACCCCTAGCAAAGGGAGCAACTCAATCGCTGTAATTGCTCTCAGCATTGGGGCTGGAGTCGTGATCATTGGCATTATATTTTTGCTAGTCATATGTTCTTGTTCATCCTATCAGAAACCTAAACCATCTATGAAAGATCCAG AAAATTCTGTATCAAAGTCACGTACTTCTGAGGCTGCGCCAACTGGAGGATCTCTTCCACACCCTAGTAGTACGAGGTTTTTGCCATTTGAAGAATTGAAGAAGGCtacaaataattttgaaaaagcCAGCATACTTGGTGAGGGTGGCTTTGGCAAAGTTTTCAAAGGTGTCTTAAGTGATGGAACAGCTGTTGCAATCAAGAGACTAACAAACGGTGGGCCTCAAGGTGACAAGGAGTTCTTGGTTGAGGTTGAAATGCTTAGCAGGCTACATCATCGTAACCTCGTGAAACTTGTGGGCTACTATAGCAGCCGCGAATTCTCTCAAAATCTGCTTTGTTATGAACTTGTTCCTAATGGAAGTCTGGAGGCCTGGCTTCATg GTCCTCTGGGGGTGAATTGTCCATTAGATTGGGACACAAGAATGAAGATTGCGCTGGATGCTGCTAGAGGACTTGCATACTTGCATGAAGACTCGCAACCGTGTGTCATCCACAGAGACTTTAAGGCGTCAAATATATTGCTTGAGAACAATTTTAATGCGAAGGTTGCAGATTTTGGTCTTGCTAAACAGGCGCCTGAAGGCAGGCAAAATTATCTGTCAACTCGAGTTATGGGAACATTTGG GTATGTAGCTCCAGAATATGCCATGACCGGTCATTTACTCGTAAAAAGTGATGTCTATAGCTATGGGGTTGTCTTGCTGGAGTTACTGACTGGAAAAAAGCCTGTGGATATGTCGCAGGCAGCTGGGCAGGAGAACCTTGTTACCTGG GCAAGGCCAATTCTGAGAGATAAGGATCGTCTGGAAGAGCTTGTGGATCAGAAGCTTCAGGGAAATTACCCAAAGGAAGATTTTATACGGGTTTGCACCATTGCAGCTGCTTGTGTTGCTCCCGAGGCGAATCAACGGCCCACAATGGGTGAGGTGGTGCAGTCTCTTAAAATGGTGCAACGGGTTACCGAGTATCAAGACACTGGCACAGGATCTGCTAATATGAGAGCGAACCTTAGACAGTCCTCGACTACCTTCGAATCTGATGGGACTTCTTCTATCTTCTCATCAGGCCCTTACTCCGGTTTGAGTACCTTTGATGAAAATATATCTCGAACAGCAATTTTCTCTGAGGATCTTCATGAAGGCAGATGA
- the LOC130798629 gene encoding uncharacterized protein LOC130798629 has translation MKIFHGNTSYDFTVSQNIGAASSDGEGFKVEFVHKKSQSEQRTSLNIPFIGQNQSSLMSDLLQEFNVPEPVRNDMAAHFTFQIDRMNRLSRRNRVNGLINVLVRLEVTENSSQRVAAISRRMELRRIERDREINLLMSMDREVEVVPPLATKREVVEKLEREAMVIDDDDDSECSICLEKFLKGIEVLLAFSLEWIRI, from the exons ATGAAGATCTTTCACGGAAACACTTCGTACGATTTCACGGTTTCGCAGAATATTGGAGCCGCATCGTCCGACGGTGAAGGGTTTAAAGTTGAATTTGTTCATAAGAAATCGCAATCGGAGCAACGGACATCGCTCAATATCCCTTTCATTGGCCAAAATCAAAGCTCTTTAATGTCAGATTTATTGCAAGAGTTCAATGTTCCAGAACCTGTTCGCAACGATATGGCTGCGCATTTCACCTTCCAAATCGATCGAATGAACAGATTATCTCGCAGAAATCGGGTTAATGGATTGATTAATGTGTTGGTGCGGCTGGAAGTGACGGAAAATTCGTCGCAAAGAGTTGCGGCGATTTCAAGAAGGATGGAATTGAGGAGGATAGAGAGGGATAGAGAGATCAATTTATTGATGTCGATGGATAGGGAGGTGGAGGTGGTGCCGCCTTTAGCAACCAAAAGGGAAGTGGTTGAGAAATTGGAGCGAGAAGCAATGGTGattgatgatgacgatgattcAGAATGTTCGATTTGTTTGGAGAAGTTTCTAAAAGGAATAGAG GTTTTATTAGCCTTCTCCCTCGAGTGGATACGGATATGA